One Malaclemys terrapin pileata isolate rMalTer1 chromosome 21, rMalTer1.hap1, whole genome shotgun sequence DNA window includes the following coding sequences:
- the LOC128827363 gene encoding free fatty acid receptor 2-like translates to MIGITFIPVVLTVYIFTFLIGLPSNLLAFYTFLVKVRQKPTPVDILLLNLTISDISLLIFLPFKMVEAISNGAWTLPSFLCTLTSFVFYSSIYISSLFLMAVSVERYLGVAFPIKYKLRRRPAYATAASVVFWVVSCAHCSIVYIIQYQDLNRTAVSNNRSHCYDDFSDRQLHVLLSFRLELFLVLFCLPFTVTIFCYVNFVRILVVLPNIPARRKQRAVGLAMATLFNFIVCFAPYNLSHVVGFVQNESPSWRVYALLLSTLNAALDPAIFYFSSTAVQRAFTKCLAGLWHKLRDFMVRCHLPCLTCCGEGGRELEAASGDEAEGSTT, encoded by the coding sequence ATGATTGGGATCACTTTCATCCCGGTGGTTCTCACTGTCTACATCTTCACCTTCCTGATCGGCCTCCCGTCCAACCTCCTGGCCTTCTACACCTTCCTGGTGAAGGTCCGCCAGAAACCCACCCCCGTCGACATCCTTCTCCTCAACCTCACCATCTCCGACATctccctcctcatcttcctcccctTCAAGATGGTGGAGGCCATCTCAAATGGGGCATGGACCTTGCCCTCTTTCCTCTGCACACTCACCAGCTTCGTCTTCTACAGTAGCATCTACATCAGCTCCCTATTCCTCATGGCCGTCAGCGTTGAGCGCTACTTGGGCGTGGCCTTTCCCATCAAGTACAAGCTCCGACGCCGGCCAGCCTATGCCACCGCTGCCTCCGTGGTCTTCTGGGTGGTCAGCTGTGCCCACTGCAGCATTGTCTACATTATCCAATACCAAGACTTGAATAGGACCGCAGTCTCCAACAACAGGTCCCACTGCTACGATGATTTCTCCGATAGGCAGCTCCATGTCCTCCTCTCTTTCCGGCTGGAGCTTTTCCTGGTCCTCTTCTGCCTCCCTTTCACCGTCACCATCTTCTGCTATGTCAACTTTGTCCGCATCCTGGTGGTCTTGCCCAACATCCCGGCCCGGAGGAAGCAGCGGGCTGTGGGCCTGGCCATGGCCACCTTGTTCAACTTCATAGTCTGCTTCGCTCCCTACAACCTGTCCCACGTGGTGGGCTTTGTCCAGAACGAGAGCCCCTCCTGGAGGGTGTACGCTCTTCTCCTCAGCACGCTCAATGCCGCCTTGGACCCCGCCATCTTCTACTTCTCCTCCACTGCTGTCCAACGGGCCTTCACCAAGTGCCTGGCCGGCCTGTGGCACAAACTCAGAGACTTCATGGTCCGGTGCCATCTCCCCTGCTTGActtgctgtggggaagggggcagagagttGGAGGCAGCCAGTGGGGACGAGGCTGAGGGGTCAACGACTTGA